The Oscillospiraceae bacterium genome contains a region encoding:
- a CDS encoding glycosyl hydrolase — translation MRRSVSEIVAQMTLKEKASMCSGKDFWRLESVRRLGVPQVMVADGPHGLRKQAGEADHLGINDSIPAVCFPTACASAASFDRNLLRQLGEALGQECQAEGVAVLLGPAVNIKRSPLCGRNFEYFSEDPYLTGELAASHVAGVQSWNVGACLKHFAANNQEYHRQVASSQVDERTLREIYLPGFEIPVRKAQPWAVMTSYNPVNGVYAGENKHLLGDILRRDWGFKGFVVSDWGAVNHRVNSLKAGMDLEMPGCRVTDKEIERAVLTGRLSMKTLDEAVRRIVAAVLRFSEHRSPAVFDRQAHHDLAAAMAEQCGVLMKNQGGALPLAPEDRVALIGGFAKAPRCQGGGSSHINATEVDDALSWAQKLGFKTEYAEGFSAVSDGRDEAALDEAVRLAGASDTAVVFAGLPDSWESEGYDRRHMRLPACQLELIDRVCAVQKRVIVVLHCGSPVELPFADKVGAILCMYLAGEGVGQAETRLLWGRANPSGKLPETWPMRLQDNPSYLYWPGDGRTAVYGEGRFVGYRYYDKKELGVRFAFGHGLSYTSFAYGPLRVSRARTKDVEGLTASIEITNTGRVKGSEAVQLYVVPEKPGDRPLQELRGFEKVTLAPGEKRTVRFKLPGRAFAVYSETLGGWYVPQGGYRLLAGASSRDVRSEAKVWVQGTRRLPFKVTMNTTLGQLMEQEKLRPLLQKYLDQYGSGQAKTNQSAVAAEAMNEDMQNATMYESPVRALRSFGGVGSARLQAAVWYLNRKLKKS, via the coding sequence ATGCGGCGCAGCGTGAGCGAGATCGTGGCGCAGATGACCTTGAAAGAAAAAGCCTCCATGTGTTCCGGCAAGGACTTCTGGCGGCTGGAAAGCGTGCGGCGCCTGGGGGTGCCGCAGGTGATGGTGGCGGACGGGCCCCACGGGCTGCGCAAGCAGGCGGGGGAGGCGGACCATTTGGGCATCAACGACAGCATCCCCGCGGTGTGTTTTCCCACGGCGTGCGCCAGCGCCGCGAGCTTTGACCGGAACCTGCTGCGGCAGCTGGGCGAAGCTCTGGGGCAGGAGTGCCAGGCCGAGGGGGTGGCCGTGCTGCTGGGGCCCGCTGTGAACATCAAGCGCAGCCCCCTGTGCGGGCGCAATTTTGAGTATTTTTCCGAAGATCCATACCTGACCGGCGAGCTGGCGGCCAGCCATGTGGCGGGCGTGCAGAGCTGGAACGTGGGCGCCTGCCTGAAGCATTTTGCCGCCAACAACCAGGAATATCACCGGCAGGTGGCTTCGTCGCAGGTGGATGAGCGGACCTTGCGGGAGATTTATCTGCCCGGGTTTGAGATCCCGGTGCGCAAGGCCCAGCCCTGGGCGGTGATGACCAGCTACAACCCGGTGAACGGGGTATACGCGGGCGAAAACAAACATCTGCTGGGGGATATCCTGCGCAGGGACTGGGGGTTCAAGGGCTTTGTGGTGAGCGACTGGGGGGCGGTAAACCACCGGGTGAATTCGCTCAAGGCGGGAATGGATCTGGAGATGCCCGGCTGCCGCGTGACCGATAAGGAGATCGAGCGGGCTGTGCTGACCGGCCGGCTTTCCATGAAAACGCTGGACGAGGCGGTGCGCCGTATTGTGGCCGCGGTTCTGCGGTTCTCCGAGCACCGCAGCCCTGCCGTGTTCGACCGGCAGGCGCACCACGACCTGGCCGCCGCGATGGCCGAGCAGTGCGGCGTGCTGATGAAAAACCAGGGCGGCGCGCTGCCCCTGGCCCCAGAGGACCGGGTGGCCCTGATCGGCGGGTTTGCAAAGGCGCCCCGCTGCCAGGGCGGCGGCAGCAGCCACATCAATGCCACAGAGGTGGACGACGCGCTGAGCTGGGCGCAAAAGCTGGGCTTCAAGACCGAATACGCCGAGGGCTTTTCGGCGGTGAGCGACGGGCGGGATGAGGCCGCGCTGGACGAGGCGGTGCGCCTGGCCGGGGCCAGCGATACCGCCGTGGTGTTTGCCGGCCTGCCGGACAGCTGGGAGAGCGAGGGCTATGACCGGCGGCACATGCGGCTGCCCGCCTGCCAGCTGGAGCTGATCGACCGCGTCTGCGCAGTGCAGAAGCGGGTGATCGTGGTGCTGCACTGCGGCAGCCCGGTGGAGCTGCCCTTTGCCGATAAGGTGGGCGCGATCCTGTGCATGTACCTGGCGGGCGAGGGGGTCGGCCAGGCCGAGACCCGGCTGCTGTGGGGGCGGGCAAACCCCTCCGGCAAGCTACCCGAAACCTGGCCGATGCGGCTGCAGGACAATCCGTCGTATCTTTACTGGCCCGGCGACGGCCGCACCGCCGTATATGGCGAGGGCCGCTTTGTGGGCTACCGCTATTACGACAAAAAGGAGCTGGGAGTGCGCTTTGCCTTTGGACATGGGCTCTCGTACACCAGCTTTGCCTATGGGCCGCTGCGGGTGAGCCGCGCGCGCACAAAAGATGTGGAGGGCCTGACCGCCAGCATTGAGATCACCAACACCGGCCGGGTGAAGGGCAGCGAGGCGGTGCAGCTGTATGTGGTGCCGGAGAAGCCCGGCGACCGGCCGCTGCAGGAGCTGCGGGGCTTTGAAAAGGTAACCCTGGCCCCCGGCGAAAAGCGGACGGTGCGCTTTAAGCTGCCGGGCCGCGCCTTTGCGGTTTACAGTGAAACGCTGGGCGGCTGGTATGTGCCTCAGGGCGGGTACCGGCTGCTGGCCGGCGCCTCCAGCCGGGACGTGCGCAGCGAGGCAAAGGTGTGGGTGCAGGGGACCCGCCGGCTGCCCTTTAAGGTGACGATGAACACTACCCTGGGCCAGTTGATGGAGCAGGAAAAGCTGCGGCCGCTGCTGCAAAAGTACCTGGATCAATACGGCAGCGGGCAGGCGAAAACGAACCAGAGCGCGGTGGCGGCCGAGGCGATGAACGAGGATATGCAGAACGCCACCATGTATGAATCGCCGGTGCGGGCACTGCGAAGCTTTGGCGGCGTGGGCAGCGCCCGGCTGCAGGCCGCGGTGTGGTATCTGAACCGAAAACTGAAAAAAAGCTGA
- a CDS encoding sugar ABC transporter permease — protein sequence MKQKRKAGRGAGWASAYLFILPSFVLLIAFHIVPIFMTVGYSFCSYNVLQPPEFVGLANYRALGSDPYISSSLFNTAVYTLVVVPVQTLLSMVIAYVLARRCANRWGNFVRSVLFIPVITSMILTSAVWRLLLSSNPEGVVNSIIGLVGLGPVNWLGSRWPALFSVCLIAVWKNVGYFMVIFYAGMMDIPASLYEAATVDGAGAARQFFSITLPMLKPITYLVVTLGTIWSFQVFDLVYTLTSGGPGRSTMTLVLTIYNSAFKDYKMGYASMVSVLLLAVVLLVSMLQKLAFRQKDGRKGAAG from the coding sequence ATGAAACAAAAAAGAAAGGCGGGAAGGGGCGCGGGCTGGGCCAGCGCGTACCTGTTTATCCTGCCCAGCTTTGTGCTGCTGATCGCGTTCCACATCGTTCCCATTTTTATGACGGTGGGATACAGCTTTTGCTCGTACAATGTGCTGCAGCCGCCCGAATTTGTGGGGCTTGCGAATTACCGGGCGCTGGGGAGCGATCCCTACATCTCTTCCTCGCTGTTCAACACCGCCGTGTACACCCTGGTGGTGGTGCCGGTGCAGACCCTGTTGTCGATGGTGATCGCGTATGTGCTGGCCCGCAGGTGCGCGAACCGCTGGGGCAACTTTGTGCGCAGCGTGCTGTTTATCCCGGTGATCACCTCGATGATCCTGACTTCCGCAGTGTGGCGGCTGCTGCTCTCCAGCAACCCGGAGGGGGTCGTGAACTCGATCATCGGGCTGGTGGGCCTGGGCCCGGTAAACTGGCTGGGCAGCCGCTGGCCGGCCCTGTTCTCGGTGTGCCTGATCGCCGTTTGGAAGAACGTGGGCTATTTTATGGTGATTTTTTACGCGGGCATGATGGACATCCCGGCTTCGCTTTACGAGGCGGCCACCGTGGACGGTGCGGGTGCGGCAAGGCAGTTCTTTTCCATCACGCTGCCCATGTTGAAGCCCATCACTTACCTGGTGGTGACGCTGGGGACCATCTGGTCCTTCCAGGTGTTCGACCTGGTGTACACCCTCACCAGCGGGGGGCCGGGGCGGTCCACCATGACCCTGGTGCTCACCATTTACAATTCTGCCTTTAAGGATTACAAGATGGGATATGCCAGCATGGTTTCGGTGCTGCTGCTGGCCGTTGTGCTGCTGGTCTCGATGCTGCAGAAGCTGGCGTTCCGGCAAAAGGACGGGCGAAAGGGGGCGGCGGGATAA
- a CDS encoding sugar ABC transporter permease produces MRTAHRRFCWSGGLINLALLGMVVVSLYPFVFMLLTSLTQKRIMSASFDFSAMDLRNYQNLFSNFALLTYVKNSLIVVSCACFFNVVIASLAGYAFAKKQFPLKEAIFWLYLATLMMPGQVILIPVFTIMKGMGLLNTYPALFLVILDAFGVFLMRQFMEGIPDELLEAARIDGCGELGIFCRVVLPLSRPVVVSLVVFTFITSWNDFIWPLILVTQDKMKTLTLALSMLQSNYGTNYGLVMAGATMAFVFPFVLYCFLQKEFVEGIALSGIKG; encoded by the coding sequence ATGCGGACTGCACACAGACGGTTTTGCTGGAGCGGGGGGCTGATCAACCTGGCGCTGCTGGGGATGGTGGTGGTGAGCCTGTATCCTTTTGTGTTTATGCTGCTCACCTCGCTGACCCAAAAGCGCATTATGTCGGCCTCGTTCGACTTTTCCGCCATGGACCTGCGCAACTACCAGAACCTGTTCTCAAATTTTGCTTTATTGACCTATGTGAAGAACAGCCTGATCGTGGTGAGCTGCGCCTGCTTTTTCAACGTGGTCATCGCCTCGCTGGCGGGATATGCCTTTGCCAAGAAGCAATTTCCGCTGAAGGAAGCCATCTTCTGGCTGTATCTGGCCACCCTGATGATGCCGGGACAGGTCATTCTGATCCCGGTGTTCACGATTATGAAAGGGATGGGGCTGCTGAACACCTACCCCGCGCTGTTCCTGGTGATTTTGGACGCTTTCGGCGTGTTTTTGATGCGCCAGTTCATGGAGGGTATTCCGGACGAACTGCTGGAGGCCGCCCGGATTGATGGCTGCGGGGAGCTGGGTATTTTCTGCCGGGTGGTGCTGCCCCTGTCGCGGCCGGTGGTCGTGTCGCTGGTGGTGTTCACCTTCATCACCTCCTGGAACGATTTTATCTGGCCGCTCATTCTGGTGACCCAGGACAAAATGAAGACCCTGACGCTGGCGCTCTCGATGCTGCAGAGCAATTACGGCACCAATTACGGCCTTGTGATGGCCGGGGCCACCATGGCCTTTGTTTTCCCGTTTGTGCTGTATTGCTTTTTGCAGAAGGAATTTGTGGAGGGGATCGCCCTGAGTGGGATCAAGGGCTGA
- a CDS encoding D-galactarate dehydratase yields the protein MDLKLALKVSDKDNVATIFAEGIVDGTEVEVRDKRGESEVVTVMGDVPYGHKIAVRDIHVGELIMKYGEEIGIATKEIKKGEYVHIHNLDSMRGRGDWKE from the coding sequence ATGGATTTGAAACTGGCGCTGAAAGTGAGCGACAAGGACAATGTGGCCACTATTTTTGCCGAGGGCATTGTGGACGGCACCGAGGTGGAGGTGCGCGACAAGCGCGGCGAGAGCGAGGTGGTCACGGTCATGGGCGACGTGCCTTATGGCCACAAGATCGCGGTGCGCGACATCCATGTGGGCGAGCTGATCATGAAGTACGGCGAGGAGATCGGCATTGCCACCAAAGAGATCAAAAAAGGCGAATACGTGCACATCCACAATCTGGACAGCATGCGCGGCCGCGGCGACTGGAAGGAGTAA
- a CDS encoding membrane protein, producing MFSRRKVSLSALQALLPLIAGPAILSFGLYNIHEPCGVTEGGVLGMTLLLHHWLGLSPSASGLVMNLASYLLGMRYLGRGFLKKSLVSAAAFSAFYALWERFPPLLPNLGAWPLAAAIAGALFVGVGVGMAVRAGAAPGGDDALAMVLAHGTKQPIGRMYLVCDVTVLALSLSYIPLFNILCSLASVTLSSWIIGRFTLPARGSLRPRAADA from the coding sequence ATGTTTTCCCGGCGCAAAGTAAGTCTTTCCGCTTTGCAGGCCCTGCTTCCCCTGATCGCAGGTCCGGCGATCCTGTCGTTCGGGCTGTACAACATCCACGAACCCTGCGGTGTAACCGAGGGGGGCGTGCTGGGCATGACCCTGCTGCTGCATCACTGGCTGGGCCTTTCGCCCAGCGCCAGCGGCCTGGTGATGAACCTGGCCAGTTATCTTTTGGGCATGAGGTATCTGGGGCGGGGCTTTTTAAAGAAGTCTCTGGTATCGGCGGCCGCATTTTCAGCCTTTTACGCGCTGTGGGAGCGCTTCCCGCCGCTGCTGCCCAATCTTGGGGCATGGCCGCTGGCCGCGGCGATCGCCGGCGCATTGTTCGTGGGCGTGGGCGTGGGCATGGCGGTCCGCGCGGGCGCGGCGCCCGGCGGCGACGACGCGCTGGCCATGGTGCTGGCGCACGGCACAAAGCAGCCCATTGGGCGCATGTACCTTGTGTGCGATGTAACGGTGCTGGCGCTCTCGCTCAGTTATATCCCGCTGTTCAACATCCTGTGCTCACTGGCGTCCGTCACCCTTTCCTCCTGGATCATCGGGCGCTTCACCCTGCCGGCGCGCGGCAGCCTGCGCCCCCGCGCGGCAGACGCGTAG
- a CDS encoding gluconate permease has product MNPVIAMLIGVVVMMGLIIFTRMHAFPSLIISAILIGVLSGNALLVGTGNEGGSLLGVAVSTVTSGFGGTMASIGIVIGFGCIMGIFLEKSGAAKRMALTILKLVGVKRADVVLGLTGFVVSIPVFCDSGFVILSSLAKEFSRLTKKSMVGLGGILGMGLYITHFLVPPTPGPLAVVSTFQNEGIAMDLGMFIIYGLLLSIPVFVFSIYLFRWFGNKYPDFVVPYEIDRSKYTDAQLVVLDKIDAKIKSGKDLENKDFEELLSTEKLPGAGISFTILLLPVVLILANTVVSQTALKGQLIGQIVTFLGNPVIALFIALCLGAFVLAGKLDKKTVNGMMNDALKDAGPIVMITAAGGALGAVVKATGAAQIMADGIVAVGIPGILVPLLIGTIMRFPQGSGTTAMITGSAIIAPMLLTLGVNPYLAGLAICMTSMCPSFLNDSYFHVVTNFSGMDIKTSLKTWTIGSIAVPVVGSIIICIASIFIH; this is encoded by the coding sequence ATGAATCCAGTTATTGCGATGCTGATCGGCGTTGTGGTGATGATGGGTCTGATCATCTTCACCCGCATGCACGCATTTCCCTCGCTGATCATTTCTGCCATTCTGATCGGCGTATTGTCCGGCAACGCGCTGCTGGTGGGCACCGGCAACGAGGGCGGGAGCCTGCTGGGCGTGGCCGTGAGCACCGTGACCAGCGGCTTCGGCGGCACCATGGCCAGCATTGGCATTGTGATCGGCTTCGGCTGCATCATGGGCATCTTCCTGGAGAAGAGCGGCGCTGCCAAGCGCATGGCTCTGACCATCCTGAAACTCGTGGGCGTCAAGCGCGCCGACGTGGTGCTGGGCCTCACCGGCTTCGTGGTATCCATCCCCGTGTTCTGCGATTCCGGCTTTGTGATCCTGTCCAGCCTGGCCAAGGAGTTCAGCCGCCTGACCAAAAAATCCATGGTGGGCCTGGGCGGCATCCTGGGCATGGGCCTGTACATCACCCACTTCCTGGTTCCGCCCACCCCCGGCCCTCTGGCCGTGGTGAGCACCTTCCAGAACGAGGGCATCGCCATGGACCTGGGCATGTTCATCATCTACGGCCTGCTGCTCTCGATCCCCGTATTTGTTTTCTCCATCTATCTGTTCCGCTGGTTCGGCAACAAATACCCCGACTTCGTGGTTCCCTACGAGATCGACCGCTCCAAATACACCGACGCGCAGCTGGTGGTGCTGGACAAGATCGACGCGAAGATCAAAAGCGGCAAGGATCTGGAAAACAAGGACTTTGAAGAGCTGCTGAGCACCGAAAAGCTGCCCGGCGCCGGCATCAGCTTTACCATCCTGCTGCTGCCCGTGGTGCTGATCCTTGCGAACACCGTGGTCAGCCAGACCGCGCTGAAGGGCCAGCTCATCGGCCAGATCGTCACCTTCCTGGGCAACCCGGTCATCGCCCTGTTCATCGCGCTGTGCCTGGGCGCCTTTGTGCTGGCCGGCAAGCTGGACAAAAAGACCGTGAACGGCATGATGAACGACGCCCTGAAGGACGCCGGCCCCATTGTGATGATCACCGCCGCCGGCGGCGCCTTGGGCGCTGTTGTGAAGGCCACCGGCGCCGCGCAGATCATGGCCGACGGCATTGTGGCTGTGGGCATCCCGGGCATCCTGGTGCCCCTGCTGATCGGTACCATCATGCGCTTCCCGCAGGGCAGCGGCACCACCGCGATGATCACCGGCTCGGCCATCATCGCCCCCATGCTGCTGACCCTGGGCGTGAACCCCTACCTGGCGGGCCTGGCGATCTGTATGACCTCCATGTGCCCCTCGTTCCTGAACGACAGCTATTTCCACGTGGTGACCAACTTCAGCGGCATGGACATCAAGACCAGCCTGAAGACCTGGACCATCGGCTCCATCGCCGTGCCTGTGGTGGGTTCCATCATCATTTGCATTGCGAGCATCTTTATCCACTGA
- the uxaA_2 gene encoding carbohydrate hydrolase: MEFMGYVRPDGKVGARNYVAVIPSVTCANDVAQAICRQVQGTITYLHHQGCCQMPPDLERVTDTLISLGKSPNLASVLVVSLGCEGTDHERMVREIAATGKPVEIIHIQELGGVSKAIQAGTDIARRMVIAASGMQRQPVDVSNIVMAIKCGASDTTSGMASNCVIGYVADKLVDLGATVIFGETTEFIGGEHLLARRAVSKEVGDKILEIVEKMEARAKAIGCDMRKGQPTPGNIAGGLSSIEEKTLGAIVKSGTRPIQGVLDYPEFVTNEKGLWIKDTPGREPEILTGMAATGAQFMMFSTGRGAPQGFPSMPVIKVCGNPNTYQRMEQDMDLNAGLIITGEKTIDQVGEEAFAKLLRTLSGEMTKNEAIQYFSAIDIHCLGPVI, from the coding sequence ATGGAATTTATGGGGTATGTGCGCCCGGACGGCAAGGTGGGCGCCCGCAACTATGTAGCCGTTATTCCCAGTGTGACCTGCGCCAACGACGTGGCCCAGGCGATCTGCCGCCAGGTGCAGGGCACCATCACCTACCTGCACCACCAGGGCTGCTGCCAGATGCCGCCGGACCTGGAGCGGGTCACCGACACCCTGATCAGCCTGGGCAAAAGCCCGAACCTGGCCAGCGTGCTTGTGGTGAGCCTGGGGTGCGAGGGTACCGACCACGAGCGCATGGTGCGCGAGATCGCGGCCACCGGCAAGCCGGTGGAGATCATCCACATCCAGGAGCTGGGCGGTGTGAGCAAGGCCATCCAGGCCGGCACCGACATCGCCCGCCGCATGGTGATTGCCGCGTCCGGCATGCAGCGCCAGCCGGTGGACGTTTCGAACATTGTGATGGCCATTAAGTGCGGCGCTTCCGACACCACCAGCGGCATGGCCTCCAACTGCGTGATCGGCTACGTGGCCGACAAGCTGGTGGATTTGGGCGCCACGGTGATCTTCGGCGAAACCACCGAGTTTATCGGCGGCGAGCATCTGCTTGCCCGCCGGGCCGTGAGCAAAGAGGTGGGCGACAAGATCCTGGAGATCGTGGAAAAAATGGAGGCCCGCGCCAAGGCAATCGGCTGCGATATGCGCAAGGGCCAGCCCACCCCCGGCAACATTGCCGGCGGCCTTTCCAGCATTGAGGAAAAGACCTTGGGCGCCATTGTGAAATCCGGCACAAGACCCATTCAGGGCGTGCTGGATTACCCGGAGTTTGTGACAAATGAAAAGGGCCTGTGGATCAAGGATACCCCGGGCCGCGAGCCCGAGATCCTGACCGGTATGGCCGCCACGGGCGCGCAGTTCATGATGTTCAGCACCGGCCGGGGCGCGCCGCAGGGCTTCCCCAGCATGCCGGTGATCAAGGTGTGCGGCAACCCCAACACCTACCAGCGCATGGAACAGGACATGGACCTGAACGCCGGGCTGATCATTACCGGCGAGAAGACCATCGACCAGGTGGGCGAGGAGGCGTTTGCAAAGCTTCTGCGCACCCTGTCGGGCGAGATGACCAAAAACGAGGCCATCCAGTATTTCAGCGCCATCGACATCCACTGCCTGGGCCCGGTCATCTGA
- a CDS encoding D-glycerate 2-kinase: protein MSTLRQDADRIIQAAIAAALPDQAVKKALGGRSFDQGRVRLVAAGKAAWQMAGTAAELLGERIEAGVVVTKYGHSKGPIANFEIWEAGHPVPDENSFRGAQAAIDLVKDLTEEDTVLFLVSGGGSALFEKPLVPAEELADVTRQLLACGADIVEINTLRKRLSAVKGGKFAQLCAPAQVFSIVLSDILGDPLDMIASGPAYPDSSTAADAKAIVAKYGLRLSPEALALMDVETPKRLNNVETRITGSVRQLCSAAEKACRELGYEPLVLTDSLACEAREAGAFLAAIARYKADVDHSLAFIAGGETVVHLTGKGKGGRNQELALAAAEGIADLAGAAVFSVGSDGTDGPTDAAGGYVDFTTKAALKAQGVDVFEVLRENDAYHALQKTGGLVMTGPTGTNVNDVAVLLLRR, encoded by the coding sequence ATGTCTACTTTGCGCCAGGATGCAGACAGAATCATACAGGCGGCCATTGCGGCGGCGCTTCCTGACCAGGCGGTGAAAAAGGCTCTGGGAGGGCGCAGCTTTGACCAGGGGCGGGTGCGGCTGGTGGCCGCGGGCAAGGCGGCGTGGCAGATGGCCGGAACCGCCGCCGAGCTGCTGGGTGAGCGCATCGAGGCCGGCGTGGTGGTGACCAAGTACGGCCACAGCAAAGGGCCCATTGCCAACTTTGAGATCTGGGAGGCCGGCCACCCGGTGCCGGATGAAAACAGCTTTAGGGGCGCACAGGCCGCCATTGATCTGGTAAAGGATCTGACCGAAGAGGACACGGTGCTGTTTTTGGTGTCGGGCGGGGGTTCGGCCCTGTTTGAAAAACCGCTGGTACCGGCGGAGGAATTGGCGGATGTGACCCGGCAGCTGCTGGCCTGCGGGGCCGATATCGTGGAGATCAACACCCTGCGCAAGCGCCTTTCGGCGGTGAAGGGCGGCAAGTTTGCCCAGCTGTGTGCCCCGGCGCAGGTGTTCAGCATCGTGCTGTCGGATATTTTGGGCGATCCGCTGGACATGATCGCCTCCGGCCCGGCCTACCCGGATTCCTCCACGGCGGCAGACGCGAAGGCCATTGTGGCAAAATACGGGCTTCGCCTTTCCCCTGAGGCGCTGGCCCTGATGGATGTGGAGACCCCCAAGCGCCTGAACAATGTGGAAACCAGGATCACCGGCAGTGTGCGGCAGCTGTGCTCGGCGGCGGAAAAGGCCTGCCGGGAGCTGGGATATGAGCCGCTGGTGCTCACCGACAGCCTGGCCTGCGAGGCGCGGGAGGCGGGAGCGTTTCTGGCGGCCATTGCCCGCTACAAAGCGGATGTGGATCACTCGCTGGCGTTTATTGCGGGAGGAGAAACGGTGGTGCACTTGACCGGCAAGGGCAAGGGCGGCCGCAACCAGGAGCTGGCGCTGGCCGCGGCCGAGGGCATTGCAGACCTGGCGGGTGCGGCGGTGTTTTCGGTGGGCTCGGACGGCACCGACGGCCCCACCGACGCGGCGGGCGGTTATGTGGATTTTACCACCAAAGCCGCCCTGAAAGCGCAGGGGGTCGATGTATTTGAGGTGCTTAGGGAGAACGATGCCTACCACGCGCTGCAAAAGACGGGCGGCCTTGTAATGACCGGCCCCACCGGCACCAATGTGAACGACGTGGCGGTGCTGCTGCTGCGCCGTTAA
- a CDS encoding sugar ABC transporter substrate-binding protein, giving the protein MKKVLAMILSAALAAALLAGCGQGGAPAPAGSGQPEAPAAGKTLNVWLPPLSANQDDKEVWDKIMDPFEEEHGVTVNVEIVPWGNYEEKYLTGITSGQGPDVGYMYMEMITDFIDMGAVEPLDEYLTDADKDNLLYLANGVIRGKQYCLPIVVGNACVMCYNKDILEANGITEIPSTWDEFIETCKQIKVDASGAAGVYPFVQRWGNPSISTLNASFYPYVWQNGGQLFNEQGTAMTIDSEAGRAAIQFLYDLRFTHGILPDIVTSLTEDDCISYFSEGKAAFVEMETTNTANFDAAGVNWGFITSLTGQTKGTFVASDSLVLMSGAEDKALAYQLIQHMLSGPSMTQYHQSAKFAPIGKDEDYHDNPAFESVYAEDGAALHSLPAVKGSSKIYDTLYKNLQLMMMGEMKPDDVISETVAYAGTILNE; this is encoded by the coding sequence ATGAAAAAAGTATTGGCGATGATTCTGAGCGCGGCGCTGGCCGCGGCTCTGCTTGCGGGCTGCGGGCAGGGCGGCGCCCCGGCCCCGGCAGGCAGCGGGCAGCCGGAAGCACCCGCTGCGGGCAAGACCCTGAACGTTTGGCTGCCCCCCTTGAGCGCCAACCAGGACGACAAGGAAGTATGGGATAAGATCATGGACCCCTTTGAGGAGGAGCACGGGGTCACGGTGAACGTGGAGATCGTGCCCTGGGGAAATTACGAGGAAAAATACCTGACAGGCATCACCTCCGGCCAGGGGCCCGACGTGGGCTATATGTATATGGAGATGATCACCGATTTCATTGATATGGGAGCGGTGGAACCGCTGGACGAATACCTCACGGACGCCGACAAGGACAACCTGCTGTATCTGGCGAACGGGGTGATCCGGGGCAAACAGTACTGCCTGCCCATCGTGGTGGGCAACGCCTGCGTGATGTGCTACAACAAGGATATCCTGGAGGCCAACGGTATTACCGAGATCCCCTCCACCTGGGACGAATTCATTGAAACCTGCAAGCAGATCAAGGTGGACGCCAGCGGCGCCGCCGGCGTGTACCCGTTCGTTCAGCGTTGGGGCAACCCCTCCATCAGTACCCTGAATGCGTCTTTTTACCCTTATGTGTGGCAAAACGGCGGCCAGCTGTTCAACGAACAGGGGACGGCCATGACCATTGACAGCGAGGCCGGCCGCGCCGCCATACAGTTTTTGTATGATCTGCGCTTTACCCACGGCATTCTGCCGGACATCGTGACCAGCCTGACCGAGGACGACTGCATCAGCTATTTCAGCGAGGGCAAGGCCGCCTTTGTGGAGATGGAGACCACCAACACCGCGAATTTTGACGCGGCTGGGGTAAACTGGGGCTTTATCACCAGCCTGACCGGCCAGACCAAAGGCACCTTTGTGGCCTCCGACTCGCTGGTGCTTATGTCCGGCGCGGAGGACAAGGCGCTGGCCTATCAGCTGATCCAGCACATGCTCAGCGGCCCTTCCATGACCCAGTATCATCAGTCCGCCAAGTTTGCGCCCATCGGCAAGGACGAGGACTACCACGACAACCCCGCCTTTGAGAGCGTATACGCCGAGGACGGCGCCGCGCTGCACAGCCTGCCTGCGGTGAAGGGAAGCTCCAAGATCTACGACACCCTGTATAAAAACCTGCAGCTCATGATGATGGGCGAGATGAAGCCCGACGACGTGATCAGCGAGACGGTGGCCTACGCGGGCACCATTTTAAACGAATAA